In Sinorhizobium sojae CCBAU 05684, a single window of DNA contains:
- a CDS encoding amino acid ABC transporter ATP-binding protein, which translates to MTMSFSAPLVKIQSLHKSYGPHIQVLKGLDIEMKPGERVVVIGPSGGGKSTLLRVMMGLEKIDSGAISFGGKPYISSKGADKKTVIDTEVRRSIGMVFQHYTLFPHLSVIQNLILAPCKVRGENRASATKRAQALLERFGLGAKASAYPAQLSGGQKQRVAIARALMLDPKLMLFDEVTSALDPELVAEVEQVILQLAAQDMPMMIVTHDMWFAKNIASRVIFCAGGVVVEDGPPEQVLGSPREERTREFIDRVFHIRH; encoded by the coding sequence ATGACCATGTCCTTCAGTGCCCCCCTTGTCAAAATACAGTCCCTTCACAAGAGCTACGGGCCGCACATCCAGGTGCTCAAGGGACTCGACATCGAGATGAAGCCCGGCGAACGAGTCGTGGTCATCGGCCCGAGCGGCGGCGGCAAGAGCACCCTGCTGCGCGTGATGATGGGCCTCGAGAAGATCGACAGCGGCGCGATCAGCTTCGGCGGAAAGCCTTACATATCCTCCAAGGGTGCCGACAAGAAAACCGTCATCGATACAGAAGTGCGGCGCTCGATCGGGATGGTGTTCCAGCATTACACGCTGTTCCCGCATCTGAGCGTCATCCAAAACCTGATCTTGGCGCCCTGCAAGGTGCGCGGCGAAAACAGGGCGAGCGCCACCAAGCGCGCCCAGGCGCTCCTCGAACGCTTTGGTCTCGGCGCCAAGGCCAGTGCCTATCCGGCGCAGCTCTCCGGCGGGCAGAAGCAGCGCGTGGCGATCGCCCGCGCCCTGATGCTCGATCCGAAACTGATGCTGTTCGACGAGGTAACGTCGGCGCTCGATCCAGAACTCGTCGCCGAGGTCGAGCAGGTGATCCTGCAGCTCGCCGCCCAGGATATGCCGATGATGATCGTCACCCACGACATGTGGTTTGCGAAGAACATCGCCTCGCGCGTCATCTTCTGCGCCGGTGGCGTGGTCGTCGAGGACGGGCCTCCGGAGCAGGTGCTCGGCTCTCCCAGGGAAGAGCGCACCCGCGAGTTCATCGATCGCGTCTTCCATATTCGACACTAG
- a CDS encoding substrate-binding periplasmic protein — MLSKMLSPVLRALPALALVTGLSTTAASAQTAEGYWQGVQSAGVLRCGAAVAPPYVMRDPATGEYSGFFADLCREFADVLKVKPQFVDTTWDNIVAGLQAGKWDLSLALNRTPARAMAVQFSIPAMEYQISLAYNKDNPKIPAGATSVADIDKKDVTLAVMSGTAQDKAISAAVKNATILRLPGNDETRLAVVSRRADIVVDASDTNQLFLQSNPDWAVALNPEPALAKQGVAFGLPHQLSAADVEVVNIFLEEKVATGHVDELIRKAVDEVLKSAQ, encoded by the coding sequence ATGCTTTCGAAGATGCTTTCGCCCGTTCTGCGGGCGCTGCCTGCGCTCGCCCTGGTTACAGGCCTTTCAACCACCGCCGCTTCCGCCCAAACCGCCGAAGGCTACTGGCAGGGCGTGCAGAGCGCGGGCGTTCTGCGTTGCGGCGCGGCCGTCGCTCCGCCCTACGTCATGCGCGACCCGGCGACCGGTGAATATTCCGGCTTCTTCGCGGATCTTTGCCGTGAGTTCGCCGATGTGCTCAAGGTCAAGCCGCAATTCGTCGACACGACCTGGGACAATATCGTCGCCGGCCTGCAGGCGGGAAAATGGGATCTCTCGCTTGCACTGAACAGGACGCCGGCCCGTGCCATGGCCGTGCAGTTCTCCATCCCGGCGATGGAGTACCAGATCTCGCTCGCCTACAATAAGGACAATCCGAAGATTCCGGCCGGCGCGACTTCGGTTGCGGACATCGACAAGAAGGACGTGACCCTCGCGGTCATGTCGGGAACCGCCCAGGACAAGGCAATCTCCGCCGCGGTGAAGAATGCCACCATCCTGCGTCTGCCGGGCAATGACGAAACGCGCCTCGCGGTCGTCTCCAGACGCGCAGACATTGTCGTCGATGCTTCCGACACCAACCAGCTCTTCCTCCAGTCGAATCCCGATTGGGCGGTCGCCCTGAACCCCGAGCCGGCGCTGGCGAAGCAGGGGGTCGCCTTCGGTCTGCCACATCAGCTCTCGGCCGCCGACGTCGAGGTGGTGAACATCTTCCTCGAAGAGAAGGTTGCGACCGGCCACGTGGACGAGCTGATCCGCAAGGCCGTCGATGAGGTGCTGAAAAGCGCACAGTGA